Within Thermus sp. CCB_US3_UF1, the genomic segment GGCTTGGCTGAGCCATAGCCTAAACGGACCACTCCCCCCCAACGAGGAACTCAACATACGCCTCTGGGTCATAGAACCTGGGGGAACCCAGGGAACTTCTGATGGGAGCTTCCCCATAGAGGATTACGAGGTAACTTACGCTGTGGGTACCTGCTCTACCCCCAGCTGTGCAGACTTTACCCCTTCTACTGCGGCCACCATTCTGCGCCAAACCAAAACCGGGGTAGCGGTCAAGGCTAACACCGTTTCCCAAGACACCACCGTTTACGTTAGGGCTCGGGTCACAGGTCTGGGAACCAATCGCCAGCCCACCACCTTAGACCGATACGCCTCCTTCACCGTTCCCGTAAACAGCAATGTAGGAATCAATCTGGATTTTGTCCCTCCCCAAGTTACCCTCAACGCGCCCAGCAGCCTGACTGTGGGGCAGGTCGCCAACTTTAGCGGTACTGCTTCGGATACAGGGGGCAGGGTAAGAGAGCTAAAGGTCTACGTCAACTCGCAAGAAATCACTCCTTCCATAACCCCCTCTCTCCCGGCAGCTTCGGTTAGCTTCACCTTCAACTTCACCCCCAGCCAGCCTGGCCGTTACGACATAGACATCCTGGCCTTTGACGAGGCCGGGAACTCCCAACGCTACTACACCTCACTGAACGCCCAATAAGTGGGGCAATTGGGGCGGCCTGGGATTTCCAGGCCGCCCGTTTCATTGGGCGTAGCGGCGGAAGGCGGCCTCGTCAAAGCGGGCCCGCACCAAGTCATCCCAGTAAAGCCAGCCCTCGCGGAAGGGGGGGAAGTCCAGGAAGCTGCCCTCGGCCTTGAGATGAAAGGCCAGCTCGTTGGGGCCTGCCACCCCCTGCTGGAAGGCCAGAAGGGCGGCGTGGTAGGCCCCAAGGGCGCTTTGCGCCTGGCTTCCCACCATGGCCTTCTTCCCCTTATCCCGGGCCAAGGCCAGCATCTCCAGGCTCCAGGTGATCCCGGTGCGGGCGGGCTTGAGGTTGAGGAGGTCAAAGGTGTCCAGGAGGAGCTCCCGGCGGAGGTCCTTGGGGGTCATGGCCGAGTCGTCGGCGATGAGGGGAAGGATGCCCTGGGTCCTAAGCCTTCGCCGGGCCTCCACCTCCTCTATGGGCAGGGGCTCTTCCACGTAGAGGAGGCCCAGGTCCTTCCAGGCCAAAAGGAAGCGCTCCGCTTCCTTGGGGGAAAGGGCCTCGTTGGCGTCGGCGTAAAGCTCGGCCTCGGGAAAGGCCTCCTTGAGGCGGGCGATCCTCCGGGTGTCCGCCTCGAGGTCCCGCCCCACCTTGACCTTGAAGACCCTTACCCCCTGGGCGTAGGCCATGCGGGCGTCGGCCAACACCTCCTCTTCCTCCCCCAGCCCCAGGATGTAGGCCACCCGCACCCGGTGCTTGGCGGGCTTGAGCACCTGGTGAAGCTCTTCCCCCTCGCTCCTGGCCCAGGCCTCCCAGAGGGCCGTATCCAGGGCCCCCTTGAGGCCCAGGTTGCAGGGGAAAGCCTCCAAGACGGCGCGGATGGCCTCCTGGTCGTCGGCCTCGAGGCCCAGAAGCCTAGGCCTCAGGTACGCGAGCCCCGCCCGCACGCTCCCCAGGGTTTCCCCGTAGATGGTGGGCCGTATGGCCACCTCGGCCCGGCCCAAGACGCCCCCCTCCAGCTCCACCTCCAGAAGGGCGTGCTCGAGGGCAGGAAGCTCCGAGGCCTTACCCCAGCGCAAGGGGGCCTTGAGGGGAATGCGGAAGGGGATGAGGCGAAGGTCCTTGATCCTGGCCATGGGGTCATTGTAAGGGGACCCCTGGGAACCCCGCCCGCTCAAGGAAGGCCCGCACCGCCCGGACCTCCTCCTCCAGGGTCAGGGCCTCGGTGTCCAGGACCAGGGCCCGGGGGTGGCCAAAGAGGAGGCGCAAGGGGCCTAGGGGGTCGTAGTTCCGCTTCTCCTCGGCCACGATCTTGAGCTTGGCCAGAACCTCCTCGAGGGGGGCAAGGGCCAGGGCCTCTTCCAGTTCCCCTGGGCCCAGCACCCCCTGGGCCAGGGCCTGAAGCTCGGCCCGCTCCTCAGGGCGGAGGGCCACCTGGTCAAAGGCATCGCGGCGGGTCAGGAGGCGCTTGAGCCGGGTGATCTCCCGGGCATGGAGGACCAGGAAGAGGGCCTTGGGCAGGCGCTCCAGGGCGTAGGCCACCTCCGTTTCCCCGCGAAGGCCGTCAAAGAGGAGGAGGGGGTGGGGCTCGGTGTACCCCCGGGCCAGGACCTCGGCCACCCCCCCGGGGAACTCCTCGCGGAAGCGCCGGGTGAGGCGGAAGCGCTCCTCCCGAGGGATGGGGGGCCGGGCCCCGTACCGGGGGAGGACGTAGCGGTCCACCAGCTCGCGGCGGTCGGGCAGCCGGGGTAGGCCCAAGGCCGCTACCAGGGTGGTCTTCCCTACCCCGGTGAGGCCCACCAGGACCAGGAGGGGAACCTCTTGCAGGGAAAGGAAACCGGGCTCAGGCTCCAAAGCGAAGGGCGCGGCCATGACGCCATGCTAAGGGAGGCTTTGCTATGATGGCGGGGATATGAAGCGGATCCTGGCCCTTGTGGCTCTCCTGCTGGGCCTGGCCTTGGCCCAGGCCCCGGCTTACCCGGAAAACACCCTCGGCCTCGGTTACGCCCCCGACCGGGGGGTTTACCTCCAGGGCAGCGCCCTCCTCCCCTTCGCCCCCTTGGGGATTGACACGGGCCTGGACGCCCAGGTCCTGCTGCAGCCAACCCCCCAGGTGTACGCCCTCCTCAAGGCCAACCTCTTCCCCGGCCTGGTCCTGGCCGACCTCTACGCCTCGGTGGGCCTGGGGCTGGACCTACGCTACCCCTTGGGCTTCCACCTGGGCCCGGTGGTGAGCGTGGAGGTACCGGGCGGGGCCCTTTCCGGCACCCTGGGCCTGGGGTACCAGGGGGGCTTCCACCTGGCCTGGGGGGCGGGCTTCCGCCTCTACCTGGAACCCTTGGCCCTGGAGGTTACCGCCTCGGACCGCTACCCCTTCCTGCTGAGCCTCCTCTACCTCTGGTAGCCCCGTGCGCCGGCTTCCCCTTTTCCTCTTCTCCCTCCCGGCCCTGCTGACCCTGGGGGTTTTCGTCCTCTACCCCTTTTTGGACGTATTGCGCTTTTCCACCTGGGACTGGTCGGGGCTTTCCGAGCCCAAAGGGGTGGGCCTAGGCAACTACCGGGACCTTCTCCGCGACCCCGCCTTCTGGGGAAGCCTCTGGGTCACCCTGAAGTTCATGCTCTTAGCCCTGCCCCTTTTCGTGGGGCTTTCGGTGGGCCTGGCCGTGGCCCTGGACGGGGCTCCTTACGAGCGCTGGGCCAAGAGCCTCCTTTTCCTGCCCGGCCTGGTCACCCTGGGCGGGGCCACCCTCTCCTGGTACACCCTTTTCACCCCCGAGTACGGGGCCTTGGCCCAGTTCCTCCCCATCCCCCCTTGGGACCGGGAGGGGTTTTGGGCCCTGGCCATGGTGGTCCTCTTCACCCTGTGGCGGCATCTGGGCTATGGGGTCCTGGTGGCCTCGGCCCGGCTCAAGGCCATCCCCAAAACCCTTCTGGAGGCGGCCTACGTGGACGGGGCTGGGCCCTGGGAGGCCTTCCGCCACGTGGTCCTGCCCCTCATGCGCCCGGCGGTGGCCTTTCTGGTCGTGGTGGGCACCATCCTGGCCCTGCAGTCCTACGCGGCGGTCTTCCTCCTCACCCGGGGGGGGCCTTACGGGGCCACCCGGGTCCTGGGGTACTACCTTTACGAGTCGGGGTTTGAGAACTTCCGCTTGGGCTACGCCGCGGCGGTGACCGTGGTCATCCTCCTCCTCACCCTCCTCTTCGCCTACGCCCAGCTTAAGCTTTTGCGTCACGGGGAGGAGTAGCGGTGGCGGCGCAGGTCTTCCAGGTGGGCGGCGAAGTCGGCGTTCAGGAAAAGCCGGCCCTGGGCGTGGAAGAAGTAAAGGTAGGGGCGGCCTTGGGGGTCCTGGCGCTTGGGGTTCAGCACGGCAAGCAGGGCCGCCCGCCCCGGGTTGCCGATGGGCCCTGGGGGCAGGCCGGGGTAGCGGTAGGTGTTGTAGGGGGAGTCAACGGCGAAGTCCCCCGCCTTGCGGGAGAGCTCGGGTAGGCGTTTGCCCAAGGCGTAGGCCACGGTGGGATCGGCCTGCAGGGGCATGCCCCGCTCCAGGCGGTTGAGGAAGACCCCGGCGATGTAGGGCATCTCCTCCGGGCTTCCCGCCTCGGCCTGGACGATGGAGGCCAGGGTCACCCAGGCGTGGACGGAAAGCCCCCGCTCCTCAAGCCACCGCCGCACCGACGGGGTCAGCTCGGCGGCAAAGCGGCGCAGCATGGCCACCACCACCTCCTCCGGCGTGGCCAGGGGGTCCAGGGTGTAGGTGGCGGGGAAGAGGTAGCCCTCGAGGCTCTCCCCCTCGGCGTAAGGGGGCCTGAGGGCCCCGGGTTCCCGCACCAGGCGCAAAAACCCCTCCCCGTCCAGGCCGGCCTGGCTCAGCCTCCGGGCGTAGTCCACCGCCCTTTCCCCCTCGGGGAAGGTCAGGGTCAGGGTGAGGGGTTTCTCCCCCCCGGTGAGGGCCCGGGCTAGGCGGAAAGCCCCTTCCCCCTTGAGGCGGTACACCCCGGGAACCAGGCGCTTGGCCCGGCCCGAGAAGCGCAGGTAGGCGGAGAAGAGGTACCCCGAGCGCAAAAGCCCGGCTTCCTCCAAAATCCGGGCCACCTCCCCCCCGGTGGCCCCCCGGGGGATGCGCACCACGGCCTCCTGGCCCGTGGGGCCAAGGAGCCAAAGGGCGTAGGCCAGGAGAAGGGCGAAGGTGAGGAAGAAGGCCCAAACCCCCCGCCAAAGCCACTTCCTAGAGCCCTCGGGCAAGGTAATCCTCCAGGAGGACGATGGCGCTCATCTCGTCTAGGCGGCCCTTCTCCTGCCGCACCCGCTTGGGCGCATGGCGGAGCCTTTCCTGGGCCACCTTGGTGGTGTAGCGCTCGTCCAGGAGCTCCACCGCCACCCCACGGGCCCGCAGGGCCTCCACCAGGAGGAGGACCTTTTGCGCCTGGAGGCTCTCCTTGAGGTCGGTGCGCAGGGGCAGGCCCACCACCAGCTTGACAAGCCCCTCCCGGCGCACGAAGGCCAGGATGGCCTCCAGGTCCTCCTCCAGGCCCTTCCGCACCAGGTAGCCCCGGCCAAAGGCCAAGGGGCGCCCCTCCTCGCCCACGGCCAGGCCGATCCGGGCCTCGCCCACGTCAAGCGCGCCCACCCGCATACTGCACGCTGCGGTCCGCCAGGACCACCCCCAGGTAAAGGAGGGCCACGCCGAAGGCCCGTCCGGCCTCCTCGAGGCCCACCACCCCCAAGCGGTTCAAGGTGCTGGTGGAGGCCAGGACCAAGGCCGCCAGAAAGATGAGGGCCGTGCCCTGGGCCCTGGAGGGGTTTTTGCGCCAGAAGAGGAAGGTGGTGTACAGGGCCACCCCGGCCATGAGGAGGGTGCCGAGGAGGTTGAAGGGGACCGTCCAGAGCCTGGGCGAGGCCAGGCTGGGCTCGGGGAAGGCCTTGCCCAGGGGGGCGTAGGGGGTGGGAAGCTGGCCAAAGTCCAGGGGGGCGGAGGCCACCAGGTAAAGCCCGTAAAGGGCCAAAGGGGCCAGGGCCAAAAGGAGGCCCCGGGCCGCCTTGGGGTTCAGGAGGGCCAGGCTCCCCAGGCCCAGGAAGGTCACCCCGTGCATGGCCCCGGTGAAGTACCAAAGGCGGTAAAGGAGGGGGGTCCAGGCCCCGAGCAGGCGGGCCAGAAGCTCAGCGGAAACCCCCAGGGCGAAAAAGAGAAGGCCCAGGCTGTAGAGGGCGTTGTGGAGGGAAGGGCGCTTCCGGTAACGCCCCCAGGTGAGGGCGAATAAGGCCCAGGAAAGGGCCACGGCCAAGGCGCTCAGGAGTTCGGCCATGGGCTCATTCTACCCCCTTAGGGGAGGAGTTCGGGCAGGGCTTCCCGGGCCCGTGCGGGGTCCAGGCCCGCCCCCTGGGCCAAAGCCCCCTTGCCCCCGCCCCGGCCCCCCGCCCGCCCCAAGAGGGCGCGGAAGAGGCTCCCGGCCTCCAGGCCCCGGGCTTGCGCCCCCCGGGAAAGCTTGAGCACCGCCTGCCCCCCGGAGAGGACCAGGGCCACGTCCGCCCCCCGCTCCACCAGGTCGTCCGCCGCCTGGCGGAGGGCAGGCACGTCCAGGCCAGAGAGCTCCGTCACCGCATACCGGAGCCCACCCTTCTCGGAAAGGGCCACGGCCTTCCCCAGCTCCGCCTGCACCAGGCGGGCCTTGAGGCTTTCCACCTCCTTCTCCTTGGCCTTGAGCTCGGAAAGCAGGCGCTCCAGGCGTTCCTCCAGGGCCTCCTCCCCCACGGAAAGCCGCCCCGCCAGGGCCTTGAGGCGGTCCAGGCCCTGCCGGGCCAGGCGCACGCCCGGCTCCCCAGCCACGGCCTCAATCCGCCGCACCCCGGCGGAAACCGCCTCCTCGGAGCGGATGAGGAAGGCCCCGATCTCCCCGGTGCGGCGCACGTGGGTCCCCCCGCAAAGCTCCTTGGACTCCACCCCAGGCAGGGGGCTTCCCTCCACCCGCACCACCCGCACCACCTCCCCGTACTTCTCCCCGAAGAGGGCCATGGCCCCCTCCTTCCGGGCCTCCTCCAGGGGCATGTAGCGCCAGGTCACGGGGAAGTCGGCCATGATCCAGCGGTTCACCAGAAGCTCAATCCGGGCCAGTTCTTCGGGGGTGAGGGCCTCGGGGTGGGTGAAGTCAAAGCGCAGGCGGTCGGGGGCCACCAGGCTTCCCGCCTGGCGCACGTGGGGCCCCAGGACCGCCCGGAGGGCGGCGTGCAGGAGGTGGGTGGCGGTGTGGTGGCGCTCGGTATCCCGCCGCGCGGGGTCCACCACCGCCCGCACCCTATCCCCCACCCGCAAGACCCCCTCCTCCACCCGGGCCCGGTGGAGGAAGAGGCCCCGCTCGGCCTTGAGGGTGGTCTCCACCCGGGCCCGGCCACCCGGCCACTCCAGGTGGCCGAAGTCGCCGATCTGCCCCCCCCCTTCGGCGTAAAAGGGGGTCTTGTCCAGGACCACCTGGACCTCGGTGCCGGGGCCGGCCTCGGCCAGGCTCTGGTCCCCGGCCAGGAGGGCCAGGACCTCCCCTTCCCCCTCCAGGGCCCCGTACCCCAGGAACTCCGTGGCCCCCCGCTCGGCGTAGAGCTCCTCCAGGACCTGGGCGCTTTTCTTGAAGATCTCCCGCTCAAAGGCCATGGCCGCCCGGGAACGCTCCTGCTGCGCCTCCAGGGCCTGCTGGAAGCCCTGGGTATCCACGCCAAAGCCCCGCTCGGCGGCGATCTCCACCGTGAGGTCCAAGGGGAAGCCGTAGGTGTCGTAAAGCCGGAAGGCCTCCGCCCCCGGGACCACCTCCCCTGGCTTGAGGGCGGCCAGGAGGCCCTCCAGGCGCTTCAGGCCCCCTTCCAGGGTTTCCAGGAAGCGCTCCTCCTCGAGGCGGATCTGCCGCTCCACCGCGGGGAGGTTCTCCCGCATCTCCGGGTAGAAGTCCCCCAGGACCTCGGCCACCACCGGGGCCAGGCGGTGGAGGAAGGGCTCGGTTAGCCCCAGGAGGTAGCCGTGCCTCAGGGCCCGGCGCAGGAGGCGGCGGATCACGTAGCCCCGGCCGGTGTTGGCGAAGGTGACCCCATCGGCCAGGGCCGCCACCACCGCCCGGATGTGGTCGGCGATGACCCGGTGGCTCACCGAGGCCTTGCCCTCGTAGGGCTTCCCGCTCCAAAGGGCCACCCGCTCGATGAGGGGGTAGAAGGTGTCCGTACGGTAGAAGTCCTCCACGTCCTGCAGGATGGCCGCCACCCGGTAGAGGCCCATGCCCGTGTCAATGTTCTTCTGGGGCAGGGGCTTGAGGATGCCGGGGCCGGGGATAGGGCCTTGGCGGTCGTACTGGGTGAAGACCAGGTTCCAGATCTCTACGAACCGGTCCCCCGAGCCGGTGTTGGGCCCGGTCTCCTCGGGGGTGCCGTAGGCCGGCCCCCGGTCGTAGAAGATCTCCGAGCAGGGGCCCGAGGGCCCGTTGGGCCCGTGGGTGATGGCCCCACCCGGCCAGTAGTTCTCCTCCTCGCCGAAGCGGCCAATCCGCGCCTCCGGGACCCCCACCAGGTCCCGCCAGATGGCGTAGGCCTCGTCATCGTCCTCGTAGACGGTGACCCAGAGGCGGTTGGGGTCCAACCCAAGCCACCTGGGATCCGTGAGGAACTCCCAGGCCCAGAGGATGGCCTCCTTCTTGAAGTAGTCCCCGAAGGAGAAGTTGCCCAGCATCTCAAAAAAGGTGTTGTGCCGGGCGGTGCGGCCCACATTCTCAATGTCCCCCACCCGGAGGCATTTCTGGCAGGTGGTGACCCGCCGCCACTCCTTGCCCCCAAAGATGGGCTTGGCCCCTAGGAAGTAGGGCTTGAGGGGGGCCATCCCCGCGGAGGTGAAGAGGAGGGAGGGGTCGTTTTCCGGGATCAGGCTGAAGGAGGGAAGGCGCAGGTGGCCCTTCTCCTCAAAGAAGGAAAGGTACTTCTCGCGGATCTCGGCGGTGCGCATGCTTTTGATTATAGGATGTCCCCATGACCGTGCAGATGCGCCGCTACCGCCTGAAGGAAGGGGCCAAGGAGGCCTTCACTAGGGTGTTTTTAGAGGTCATCGTCCCCTTGCGCCGGGCCACGGGCTTCCAGATCCTGGGGGCCTACTGGATCTCAGATAGGGACTTCCTCTGGTTCGTGGGCCACGAGAACTTCGCCGAGGCCGAAGCGGCCTACTACGCCCACCCCGAGCGGCAGAAGGTGGACCCCCGCCAGTACCTGGAGGAGGTGGAAACCCGCTTCGTGGAGAGGCTCCTGTAGCGGGGGCCACGCCCCCGGCTCCCTCGAGGGGTAAGCTTGGGGGGATGGAGGTCTTCCACCTGGTCCTGCGCAACCTCATGGCCCGCCCCGTGCGGAGCCTGCTCACCCTGCTCGGGGTCCTCATCGCCACCAGCAGCATGGTCCTTTTCCTCTCCTTCGGCGAGGGCCTTAGGCGCTCCCTTTTCCAGGAGCTCTCCCGGGTGGGGCCCGCCATCCAGGTGGTGCCGGAGGGGACGGAGGGCCTGGGGTTTGGAGGCTACCCGGAGATCACCCCCGCCCAGCTTGCGGCCCTGACGGAGGCGGGAAGGAGCCTTGGGGTGCGGGCCCTGGTCCCCACCCTCTTCCTGGCCCGGGGAGGGTTTGACCCCCAGACCAGCTTCTTCTTCCAGGGCCTGCCCCAAGGCACGGCCCCCGACCTTCTCTACCCGGGGGTGAGGGCCAAGGAGGGCCGCCTGGTGCCCACGGAAGGGGGGGCGGTGGTGGGGGGCAAGGTGGCCAAGCGGAGCCAGCTCACCCTGGGAAGCCCCTTGCGCCTCTCCCCCCGGGTGGAGCTCCGGGTGGAGGGGATCCTGGAGGAAAGCGGAGGCCTGGCGGACAACCTGATCTTCGTCCCCCTCCAACCCCTCCAGGCGGTGCTGGGCACGGAGAACTACAGCGCCGTCCTGGTGGCCCTGAAGCCAGGCCAGAAGGCGGAGGAGGTGGCCCGGGCTCTGGAAGGGGCGGTTCCGGGGCTCAAGGCCCAGACCAC encodes:
- a CDS encoding enolase C-terminal domain-like protein is translated as MARIKDLRLIPFRIPLKAPLRWGKASELPALEHALLEVELEGGVLGRAEVAIRPTIYGETLGSVRAGLAYLRPRLLGLEADDQEAIRAVLEAFPCNLGLKGALDTALWEAWARSEGEELHQVLKPAKHRVRVAYILGLGEEEEVLADARMAYAQGVRVFKVKVGRDLEADTRRIARLKEAFPEAELYADANEALSPKEAERFLLAWKDLGLLYVEEPLPIEEVEARRRLRTQGILPLIADDSAMTPKDLRRELLLDTFDLLNLKPARTGITWSLEMLALARDKGKKAMVGSQAQSALGAYHAALLAFQQGVAGPNELAFHLKAEGSFLDFPPFREGWLYWDDLVRARFDEAAFRRYAQ
- the mltG gene encoding endolytic transglycosylase MltG, whose protein sequence is MPEGSRKWLWRGVWAFFLTFALLLAYALWLLGPTGQEAVVRIPRGATGGEVARILEEAGLLRSGYLFSAYLRFSGRAKRLVPGVYRLKGEGAFRLARALTGGEKPLTLTLTFPEGERAVDYARRLSQAGLDGEGFLRLVREPGALRPPYAEGESLEGYLFPATYTLDPLATPEEVVVAMLRRFAAELTPSVRRWLEERGLSVHAWVTLASIVQAEAGSPEEMPYIAGVFLNRLERGMPLQADPTVAYALGKRLPELSRKAGDFAVDSPYNTYRYPGLPPGPIGNPGRAALLAVLNPKRQDPQGRPYLYFFHAQGRLFLNADFAAHLEDLRRHRYSSP
- a CDS encoding ABC transporter permease — its product is MEVFHLVLRNLMARPVRSLLTLLGVLIATSSMVLFLSFGEGLRRSLFQELSRVGPAIQVVPEGTEGLGFGGYPEITPAQLAALTEAGRSLGVRALVPTLFLARGGFDPQTSFFFQGLPQGTAPDLLYPGVRAKEGRLVPTEGGAVVGGKVAKRSQLTLGSPLRLSPRVELRVEGILEESGGLADNLIFVPLQPLQAVLGTENYSAVLVALKPGQKAEEVARALEGAVPGLKAQTTGDVMRFAERALRISDLVRFGISLVALVVGGLLVANTVMMSVYERTREFGVMRALGAKRGFIFRLVVLEALFLALLGGLGGLVLGGVVSYAINLYTLDQVGLALSAITLRLALFALLVALGLGLAAGLLPAHHASRIPVVEALGRV
- a CDS encoding carbohydrate ABC transporter permease yields the protein MRRLPLFLFSLPALLTLGVFVLYPFLDVLRFSTWDWSGLSEPKGVGLGNYRDLLRDPAFWGSLWVTLKFMLLALPLFVGLSVGLAVALDGAPYERWAKSLLFLPGLVTLGGATLSWYTLFTPEYGALAQFLPIPPWDREGFWALAMVVLFTLWRHLGYGVLVASARLKAIPKTLLEAAYVDGAGPWEAFRHVVLPLMRPAVAFLVVVGTILALQSYAAVFLLTRGGPYGATRVLGYYLYESGFENFRLGYAAAVTVVILLLTLLFAYAQLKLLRHGEE
- the alaS gene encoding alanine--tRNA ligase, yielding MRTAEIREKYLSFFEEKGHLRLPSFSLIPENDPSLLFTSAGMAPLKPYFLGAKPIFGGKEWRRVTTCQKCLRVGDIENVGRTARHNTFFEMLGNFSFGDYFKKEAILWAWEFLTDPRWLGLDPNRLWVTVYEDDDEAYAIWRDLVGVPEARIGRFGEEENYWPGGAITHGPNGPSGPCSEIFYDRGPAYGTPEETGPNTGSGDRFVEIWNLVFTQYDRQGPIPGPGILKPLPQKNIDTGMGLYRVAAILQDVEDFYRTDTFYPLIERVALWSGKPYEGKASVSHRVIADHIRAVVAALADGVTFANTGRGYVIRRLLRRALRHGYLLGLTEPFLHRLAPVVAEVLGDFYPEMRENLPAVERQIRLEEERFLETLEGGLKRLEGLLAALKPGEVVPGAEAFRLYDTYGFPLDLTVEIAAERGFGVDTQGFQQALEAQQERSRAAMAFEREIFKKSAQVLEELYAERGATEFLGYGALEGEGEVLALLAGDQSLAEAGPGTEVQVVLDKTPFYAEGGGQIGDFGHLEWPGGRARVETTLKAERGLFLHRARVEEGVLRVGDRVRAVVDPARRDTERHHTATHLLHAALRAVLGPHVRQAGSLVAPDRLRFDFTHPEALTPEELARIELLVNRWIMADFPVTWRYMPLEEARKEGAMALFGEKYGEVVRVVRVEGSPLPGVESKELCGGTHVRRTGEIGAFLIRSEEAVSAGVRRIEAVAGEPGVRLARQGLDRLKALAGRLSVGEEALEERLERLLSELKAKEKEVESLKARLVQAELGKAVALSEKGGLRYAVTELSGLDVPALRQAADDLVERGADVALVLSGGQAVLKLSRGAQARGLEAGSLFRALLGRAGGRGGGKGALAQGAGLDPARAREALPELLP
- the ruvX gene encoding Holliday junction resolvase RuvX; translation: MRVGALDVGEARIGLAVGEEGRPLAFGRGYLVRKGLEEDLEAILAFVRREGLVKLVVGLPLRTDLKESLQAQKVLLLVEALRARGVAVELLDERYTTKVAQERLRHAPKRVRQEKGRLDEMSAIVLLEDYLARGL